In Sphingobium sp. B2D3C, a genomic segment contains:
- a CDS encoding DUF2807 domain-containing protein, with protein MTSGAARRAIRLLMLVATAGGLSAAHAANRTYIVTDFDSIRVEGPLEVSLETGRGASARGEGDRATLDALQLTVSARTLTVRLRAPVAGASGAQGARGTARLTLTSPSLRRVQLVGSGLLRVKGLNKAAADVNLVGSGRIEVRGIEIDDLKLVQGGAGSTLLSGRARKAQIGLSGSGTLDASDLRAVDLDLAVDGAATAETFAERTAKVMLVGTGSAVVEGRPACTVRQVGSGLVRCGRPAP; from the coding sequence ATGACATCAGGTGCCGCGCGCCGGGCGATCCGGCTGCTGATGCTCGTTGCCACCGCTGGCGGACTGTCAGCGGCCCATGCAGCGAACCGCACCTATATCGTGACCGACTTTGATAGCATCCGTGTCGAGGGACCATTGGAAGTCTCCCTTGAAACCGGGCGCGGGGCGTCCGCGCGGGGCGAGGGAGATCGTGCCACGCTGGATGCCCTGCAACTGACGGTGTCTGCGCGCACGCTGACGGTGCGCCTCCGCGCGCCCGTGGCCGGCGCTTCAGGGGCGCAGGGCGCCCGGGGCACCGCGCGGCTCACTCTGACGTCACCGAGCTTGCGCCGGGTGCAACTTGTGGGCTCCGGTCTGCTGCGCGTGAAGGGCCTCAACAAGGCGGCTGCCGATGTGAATCTCGTAGGCAGCGGTCGCATCGAGGTGAGGGGGATCGAGATCGACGATCTCAAGCTCGTGCAAGGCGGGGCGGGCAGCACGCTCCTGTCCGGGCGAGCGCGCAAGGCGCAGATCGGTCTCTCCGGCAGCGGCACGCTCGATGCGAGCGACCTGCGGGCCGTGGACCTCGATCTTGCGGTGGATGGCGCCGCGACGGCCGAGACCTTTGCCGAGCGAACCGCCAAAGTGATGCTGGTGGGAACCGGCAGCGCGGTGGTGGAGGGGCGCCCTGCCTGTACCGTGCGCCAGGTCGGGAGTGGTCTGGTGCGCTGCGGACGCCCTGCGCCTTGA
- a CDS encoding CarD family transcriptional regulator — protein MAAKALSFDVGDYVVYPKHGVGRVIELQSQKIAGIDLELYVLRFEKERMTLRVPTNKAESVGMRKLSSDKTLGEALETLKGKPKVKRTMWSRRAQEYEAKINSGDLVSIAEVTRDLFRADDQPEQSYSERQIFEAASSRLARELAAMEEVDEATALKKILQILNEAAPKYAKERVE, from the coding sequence ATGGCTGCAAAAGCGCTGTCTTTTGATGTCGGCGACTATGTTGTCTATCCGAAGCACGGCGTCGGCCGGGTGATCGAGCTGCAAAGCCAGAAGATCGCCGGGATCGACCTCGAGCTTTATGTGCTGCGTTTCGAGAAGGAACGGATGACCCTCCGCGTCCCGACGAACAAGGCCGAAAGCGTGGGGATGCGCAAGCTCTCCTCGGACAAGACACTGGGCGAGGCACTCGAAACCCTCAAGGGCAAGCCGAAGGTGAAGCGGACGATGTGGTCGCGCCGCGCACAGGAATATGAAGCGAAGATCAATTCCGGTGATCTGGTGTCGATCGCGGAAGTGACGCGCGACCTGTTCCGGGCGGACGATCAGCCCGAGCAGAGCTATTCCGAGCGTCAGATCTTCGAAGCCGCCTCCAGCCGTCTGGCGCGTGAACTCGCGGCGATGGAAGAGGTGGACGAGGCGACGGCTCTCAAGAAGATCCTCCAGATCCTCAACGAGGCTGCCCCGAAATATGCCAAGGAACGCGTCGAGTAA
- the fdxA gene encoding ferredoxin FdxA: protein MTYVVTDACIRCKYMDCVEVCPVDCFYEGENMLVINPNECIDCGVCEPECPAEAILPDTESGLEQWLEVNTKYSAEWPNITTKREPPADAEEHKGEDGKFDKYFSPEPGEGG, encoded by the coding sequence ATGACCTATGTCGTGACCGACGCGTGCATTCGCTGCAAATATATGGACTGCGTGGAAGTATGCCCGGTGGATTGCTTCTACGAGGGCGAGAACATGCTCGTCATCAATCCCAACGAGTGCATCGACTGCGGCGTGTGCGAGCCGGAATGCCCGGCTGAGGCGATCCTGCCCGATACCGAGAGCGGTCTTGAGCAGTGGCTTGAGGTGAACACCAAATATTCCGCCGAGTGGCCGAATATCACGACCAAGCGCGAACCCCCTGCGGATGCCGAAGAGCATAAGGGTGAGGACGGCAAGTTCGACAAATATTTCTCGCCCGAGCCGGGCGAAGGCGGCTGA
- a CDS encoding PEPxxWA-CTERM sorting domain-containing protein, with amino-acid sequence MRKILIASLVTCAAFAVQPAQAALVSSAASCSASDIGLTASSSFSCVGFYNGNLASQATTGDQTSALALLGLTLPNAFSSAVEKVSGSPWISTTTLNFDTMMYGTTYIGVHFGNIPNPSGKGQPLANNITAFYKFDAGTDGIDLLNLQFASGSNATIYKTGAAPVPAPVPEPATWALMVAGLGLAGMLMRRRAAKVQFA; translated from the coding sequence ATGCGTAAGATCCTCATCGCGTCGCTGGTGACCTGTGCTGCTTTTGCCGTTCAGCCGGCTCAGGCTGCGCTTGTCAGCTCTGCCGCAAGCTGCTCCGCATCGGACATTGGCCTCACCGCGAGTTCGAGCTTCAGCTGCGTCGGCTTCTACAATGGCAATCTGGCCAGTCAGGCGACCACGGGAGATCAGACGTCCGCGCTGGCCCTGCTCGGTCTGACGCTCCCCAACGCCTTTTCCAGCGCCGTGGAGAAGGTTTCCGGTTCGCCCTGGATCTCGACCACGACCCTGAACTTCGACACGATGATGTACGGCACGACCTATATCGGCGTGCACTTCGGCAACATTCCCAATCCGTCGGGCAAGGGTCAGCCGCTCGCCAACAACATCACCGCATTCTACAAGTTCGATGCTGGCACCGACGGCATCGACCTGCTCAATCTCCAGTTCGCCAGCGGCTCGAACGCGACCATCTACAAGACAGGCGCAGCGCCGGTCCCGGCTCCCGTGCCGGAGCCCGCCACCTGGGCACTGATGGTCGCCGGTCTCGGTCTGGCAGGCATGCTGATGCGCCGCCGCGCCGCGAAGGTTCAGTTCGCCTGA